GGGTCCAGAGGATGGAGTAGTGGTGGAAGTCGTCCGTGGGGTCGAAGGGGAGGTCGTAGCGCTCCTCCCGGCCGGCGCCGGTGCTGCCGTTGCCGTACACGTTGGTCTGCACCCGCCAGTCGCGCCCGCGCACGTTGCCCAGGAACTCGAAGTCCAGCTCGTCGTGGGTCTTCTCGTACGCGTCGGCGTTCGACAGCTGCATGCGAAAACACAAACAAGCACCTTCTTTAGCTTCGGATTAGCATTGATTTGGTGGTAAGATGCACAGCGGGGAGAGTAGCAAGGAAAGACTGAACGTACGTAGAATGCAACGACGACACCGGCGGCATAGTCGGCAGGGAGCTTCACTGCGGCGCTGAAGAAGCCGTGGAGGAACAGGTCCTGGGAGGCGAACCCGGAGCCTGCACaaggaagaggaagacgaagacacGTCTTGTGAACAACACCCTGAAGTTGGCAAAATCACAAAACCGCCCTCCTTCTGCCTTAGGAGACCGAAGAGGAGGGACCCGTTCGTGAAGCAAAGAAGTGCAATGCGCACCCGCATATTACGTCGGAATCGCATAAACGCGGCCGCTAAAGCCGGGCAGCACTCACCGGTGGACTCGTCGAGGGCGAGGTGGACGCGCTTGCCCTCGCGGCGGAGCGCGAGGTTGCCGCTGCCGAAGAGCTGGGTGTAGCCCTCGTCGAAGGCCATGGACCGCACGACGCCGTGGAGCGGCGCCGGCTGCCTGGCCTCGCCGCCGCGGCCGAGCAGGACGACCGCGGCGACGAGGACGGGGAGGAGGTGGGAGAGCCGCGGCGACGGAGGAGGACACGATGAGCTGGACGCCATCTCCACACCTCTCTCTCCACTCTGAGCTCGGCTCTGCCTCTGCGCAACGCTGCCGTGATAGGTGCGATTTTATTGTGatgggctctctctctccctctctctctccagtTGTGTGAGCGCCTTTTTCTCGGGCCGTGAGCTGCTACAGTTTTGTTCGGCGATTTGAATTAGTCCTCGTGTTCGGGCCCAGCGTCCGGTGTCTTGGATTCCTGGCAGGGCGGGCCCCTACTGCGCGCACACCAAGGTCGCAAAATTGCATGTCAtctttctttattatactaattaataagtactccctccgtttctttttagtttgcataaaagatttggtcaaaatcaaaCTTTATAAAATTTAACTAGCTTTATAGGAAAAGATATCATCATCCACACTATGAAATCAATAATATTAGATGcatgatgaaattaatttt
This window of the Triticum aestivum cultivar Chinese Spring chromosome 5D, IWGSC CS RefSeq v2.1, whole genome shotgun sequence genome carries:
- the LOC123121457 gene encoding probable xyloglucan endotransglucosylase/hydrolase protein 28 gives rise to the protein MASSSSCPPPSPRLSHLLPVLVAAVVLLGRGGEARQPAPLHGVVRSMAFDEGYTQLFGSGNLALRREGKRVHLALDESTGSGFASQDLFLHGFFSAAVKLPADYAAGVVVAFYLSNADAYEKTHDELDFEFLGNVRGRDWRVQTNVYGNGSTGAGREERYDLPFDPTDDFHHYSILWTQHRIIFYVDETPMREVVRTEAMGAAFPSKPMSLYATIWDGSAWATLGGRYRANYKYAPFVAQFGDLVLQGCPVNPIDHSAAAACGTPWYEPVAAALSAEQRAAMSGFRRGHMSYSYCHDRRRYPVALSECDAAALPRLFGPDGMKYGGDRRHRRGGRGHRSDVVM